A genomic region of Nostoc sp. UHCC 0702 contains the following coding sequences:
- a CDS encoding four helix bundle protein produces MRRELIKSHEDLEVYQLAFDIAMQIFDVSKKFPIEEKYSVS; encoded by the coding sequence ATGAGGAGAGAATTGATCAAAAGTCATGAGGATTTGGAAGTGTATCAATTGGCGTTTGACATCGCTATGCAAATCTTTGATGTCTCAAAAAAATTTCCTATAGAAGAAAAATATAGCGTTTCCTAA
- the ppk1 gene encoding polyphosphate kinase 1 — MPKSKKSANPINLNDPQYYLNRELSWLEFNNRVLHEACDPRTRLLERLKFLAIFSSNLDEFFMVRVAALKQQVEAKVSQLTPDGRTPQQQLNDIWAALVPQVTKQHQHFEQVLQPLLANHGIHILDYINLSQKQRTYLDNYYEEQIFPVLTPLAVDPSHPFPYISNLSLNLAVVVKNPDTDEEFFARVKVPNVLPRFLALPPELGIQDNDKPAHWTGVPLEQAIAHNLESLFPGMNIQEYHPFRITRNADLTLEEDEADDLLLAIEQELRKRRIGGSPVRLEIQSQTPETVRTRLLQDLDLTESDVYQLDGLLGLRDLMYFMGLPLPELKDPPRQSVVPQRLQRLREPSLDPDVLDIDEGKDFFAVIREKDLLVHHPYQSFSSTVVRFITHAAHDPNVLAIKMTLYRTSGDSPIVNALIAAAENGKQVSVLVELKARFDEENNIYWARRLERVGVHVVYGLVGLKTHCKTVLVVRREKDSMRRYVHIGTGNYNQKTARLYTDLGLFSCREELGADITDLFNFLTGYSRQKSYRELLVAPVNMRDRFLSLIHREIENVKNGFSGRIVAKMNSLVDPQMIATLYEASRAGVQIDLIVRGICCLRPGLKDISENIRIISIVGRFLEHSRIYYFHNNGQEEIYIGSADWMRRNLDRRVEVITPIKDPDIAKDLQEILGILLADNRQAWDLQPDGSYLQRRPCEDCPEANSQITLMNMALRSTAIGSNLIDSKKSSFYTDS, encoded by the coding sequence ATGCCGAAATCTAAAAAAAGCGCCAATCCCATCAATTTAAACGATCCGCAATATTATCTTAACCGAGAGTTAAGCTGGTTAGAATTTAACAACAGGGTATTACATGAAGCTTGCGACCCTCGAACACGACTATTAGAACGGCTGAAGTTTTTGGCAATATTTAGCTCGAACTTAGATGAATTTTTCATGGTGCGGGTTGCGGCTTTAAAACAACAGGTAGAAGCGAAAGTCAGCCAGTTAACTCCCGATGGTCGCACGCCACAACAACAGCTAAACGATATTTGGGCTGCCCTTGTTCCCCAGGTCACAAAACAGCATCAGCATTTTGAGCAAGTCCTACAACCGCTGTTAGCAAATCATGGAATTCATATTCTGGATTACATCAATTTGTCGCAAAAACAGCGGACTTATCTAGACAATTATTACGAAGAACAAATCTTTCCCGTTTTAACTCCTCTGGCGGTTGACCCTAGCCATCCCTTTCCCTACATTTCCAATCTCAGCCTGAATTTGGCGGTTGTGGTCAAAAACCCAGATACTGATGAAGAATTTTTTGCCAGAGTCAAAGTCCCTAACGTTCTCCCCCGATTTTTAGCTTTACCCCCGGAGTTGGGAATTCAGGACAACGACAAACCAGCCCATTGGACAGGAGTACCTTTAGAACAAGCGATCGCTCATAACCTGGAGTCTCTATTTCCAGGCATGAACATCCAAGAATATCATCCCTTCCGCATTACCCGCAATGCTGACTTGACATTAGAAGAAGATGAAGCAGATGACTTGCTATTAGCCATTGAACAAGAACTGCGAAAACGCCGCATCGGCGGGTCTCCTGTACGCCTAGAAATTCAATCCCAGACTCCTGAAACAGTACGTACACGCTTGTTGCAAGATTTAGACTTGACAGAAAGCGATGTTTATCAATTAGATGGTCTTTTGGGACTGCGGGACTTAATGTATTTTATGGGATTACCATTGCCAGAACTCAAAGACCCACCACGCCAGTCTGTAGTGCCTCAACGCCTGCAAAGATTACGAGAACCAAGTTTAGATCCAGATGTGCTGGATATAGATGAAGGAAAAGACTTTTTTGCTGTGATTCGGGAAAAGGATTTGTTGGTACACCATCCCTATCAATCTTTTTCGTCAACGGTGGTGCGCTTTATTACCCATGCCGCCCATGACCCGAATGTGCTGGCAATCAAAATGACTCTTTATCGGACTTCTGGAGACTCGCCCATAGTCAATGCCTTAATTGCTGCTGCCGAAAATGGCAAGCAGGTATCTGTATTGGTGGAATTAAAGGCGCGGTTTGATGAAGAAAATAATATTTACTGGGCAAGACGATTAGAAAGAGTAGGAGTGCATGTAGTCTACGGTTTAGTGGGGCTGAAGACTCATTGTAAAACTGTTCTGGTGGTGCGGCGAGAAAAAGACTCTATGCGTCGCTATGTACATATTGGCACTGGTAATTATAACCAAAAAACAGCACGACTTTACACAGATTTGGGATTATTCAGTTGCCGGGAAGAATTGGGTGCGGATATTACAGATTTATTTAATTTTTTAACAGGCTATTCTCGCCAAAAATCTTATAGAGAATTACTCGTTGCACCTGTGAACATGCGCGATCGCTTTCTTAGTTTAATCCATCGTGAAATCGAAAATGTCAAAAATGGATTTTCTGGGCGCATCGTTGCCAAAATGAATTCCCTGGTTGATCCTCAAATGATTGCCACTTTATATGAAGCTTCCCGTGCCGGAGTGCAAATCGACCTCATTGTTCGGGGCATTTGTTGTTTACGTCCCGGACTCAAAGACATTAGTGAAAATATTCGCATCATCAGCATTGTCGGTCGCTTTTTAGAACACTCTCGTATTTATTACTTCCACAACAATGGACAGGAAGAAATCTATATCGGCAGTGCTGACTGGATGCGCCGTAATTTAGATCGTCGAGTGGAAGTCATTACCCCAATCAAAGACCCAGATATTGCCAAAGATTTGCAAGAAATCCTCGGAATTTTGCTGGCAGACAATCGTCAAGCTTGGGATTTACAACCCGATGGCAGTTATCTCCAACGCCGCCCCTGTGAAGATTGTCCAGAAGCTAACTCACAAATAACTCTCATGAATATGGCATTACGTTCAACTGCTATAGGCTCCAACTTGATTGATTCCAAAAAAAGTTCTTTCTATACTGACAGCTAA
- a CDS encoding response regulator transcription factor, with amino-acid sequence MLMFPCESSTLRVLVVDDHELTRLTLQLAFSCQENIQVVGLATNGQEAIEMVKHCHPDVIVLDLQMPVMDGWSASSHIKDISPNTQILAYSSVEEPNFSQTKLTPKFDDFCKKDVPTTELIAMVRQLGQRAGNASVT; translated from the coding sequence ATGTTAATGTTCCCTTGTGAGTCTTCTACCTTGCGCGTTCTAGTGGTTGACGATCACGAACTAACTCGTTTAACCCTGCAATTAGCCTTTTCTTGCCAGGAAAATATTCAAGTTGTAGGGTTAGCTACTAATGGTCAAGAAGCTATAGAAATGGTTAAACACTGTCATCCTGATGTGATTGTTCTAGATTTACAGATGCCAGTGATGGATGGTTGGAGTGCTTCAAGCCATATTAAAGATATCTCTCCAAATACTCAGATACTCGCTTATTCCTCAGTCGAAGAACCAAATTTTTCGCAGACGAAGCTAACGCCCAAGTTTGATGATTTTTGCAAGAAAGATGTACCAACGACCGAACTTATTGCTATGGTTAGACAACTAGGGCAGCGTGCAGGAAACGCTTCAGTTACATGA
- a CDS encoding DUF2854 domain-containing protein: protein MLRQISLGTLGLTVGSILTIIGFVAYAANNATLNLVGFFYGFPLLLGGLALKANELKPIPFSQATSSSILLLRQQQATVTQNKIRKDITRYCYGQNAHLDGALAYLGLSPTDNQRPIVTGLRETEINGAYTLILEFDSPFISINDWQEKQEKMTSYFGPGVEVKITQPDEEKIELALIATGQ, encoded by the coding sequence ATGTTACGCCAAATTTCATTGGGAACACTCGGTTTAACCGTCGGCAGCATATTAACCATTATTGGCTTCGTTGCTTATGCAGCAAATAATGCGACACTAAATCTTGTAGGATTTTTTTACGGCTTTCCTCTACTGCTGGGAGGTTTGGCACTCAAAGCCAATGAACTCAAGCCTATACCCTTTAGTCAAGCGACAAGTTCTTCTATTTTACTCTTGCGGCAACAGCAAGCAACTGTGACTCAAAATAAAATCCGTAAAGATATCACCCGATATTGCTATGGTCAAAATGCCCATTTAGATGGGGCGCTTGCTTACCTTGGTCTGAGTCCTACAGATAACCAACGTCCAATAGTTACAGGTTTACGAGAAACAGAAATTAATGGCGCTTATACTCTTATTTTAGAATTTGATTCGCCGTTTATATCTATTAACGATTGGCAAGAAAAACAGGAAAAAATGACCAGTTATTTTGGCCCTGGGGTAGAAGTTAAAATTACACAGCCAGATGAAGAGAAAATTGAATTAGCTTTGATTGCTACTGGTCAATAG
- a CDS encoding chlororespiratory reduction protein 7, whose translation MPDPLMYQNDTFVVLETNQPEQFVTASELLEKLKIVIQKIDFQDLPPELHRFSSVETQAQYLIDTSCELDIGPGEYLQWYAVRLEK comes from the coding sequence ATGCCAGACCCATTAATGTATCAAAACGATACTTTTGTTGTCCTAGAAACAAACCAACCAGAACAATTTGTGACAGCATCAGAATTATTAGAGAAGCTGAAAATTGTTATACAAAAAATTGATTTTCAAGATTTGCCCCCAGAGTTGCACAGGTTTAGTTCTGTGGAAACTCAAGCCCAATATTTAATTGACACAAGTTGTGAATTAGATATTGGGCCTGGAGAATATTTGCAGTGGTATGCAGTGCGCTTAGAAAAATAA
- a CDS encoding PleD family two-component system response regulator, producing MSGISPFSLSKQPPVILVADDDKTIRVLLRDAMEQEGYRVVEVTDGKQCLDAYETVKPDIVLLDAVMPVMDGFTCCKQLLQIAKNNLMSALASLDTDSALGNTVISKIWERTPILMITSLDDQESVDRAFEAGATDYVTKPIHWAVLRQRLRRLLQQAQIYKQLEAANLALQHLANVDALTGLANRRRFDDYLNTQWINLAQEGSPLSLILCDIDFFKFYNDQYGHPAGDECIQKVGAVLSRKAQKHQDLVARYGGEEFAVIMPYTHSSGAVHIAKTIQNGVKNLQIAHRGSAVSQYVTLSMGVATVIPTWESSPSDLIVAADKALYQAKAQGRNRIIVK from the coding sequence ATGTCAGGCATAAGCCCATTTTCTCTTTCCAAGCAACCTCCGGTGATTCTGGTAGCTGATGATGACAAGACCATCCGAGTACTGTTGCGCGATGCTATGGAACAAGAAGGCTATCGAGTGGTTGAAGTCACTGATGGTAAGCAGTGCTTAGATGCTTATGAGACTGTCAAACCAGATATAGTTTTACTGGATGCTGTCATGCCCGTGATGGATGGGTTTACCTGCTGTAAGCAATTACTCCAAATTGCCAAGAATAATTTAATGTCAGCACTCGCAAGCCTTGATACTGATTCTGCTTTAGGCAATACCGTAATTTCTAAGATATGGGAACGTACTCCCATATTAATGATCACAAGTTTAGATGATCAGGAGTCAGTAGATCGTGCTTTTGAAGCAGGAGCAACTGATTATGTCACTAAGCCAATTCACTGGGCAGTGTTGCGTCAGCGGTTGCGAAGGCTGTTGCAGCAAGCACAAATATACAAACAGTTAGAGGCGGCAAACTTGGCTTTACAGCACCTAGCCAATGTGGATGCTTTAACTGGGCTAGCTAATCGTCGGCGCTTTGACGATTATTTAAATACCCAATGGATTAATTTAGCACAAGAGGGATCTCCTCTGTCGTTAATTTTATGTGATATAGATTTCTTTAAATTTTATAACGATCAATATGGTCATCCGGCAGGGGATGAATGTATACAAAAGGTGGGGGCTGTTTTAAGCCGTAAAGCACAAAAGCATCAAGATTTAGTGGCGCGTTATGGTGGCGAAGAATTTGCTGTGATTATGCCATATACTCATTCATCTGGTGCTGTTCACATTGCTAAAACGATACAAAATGGAGTGAAAAATTTACAAATTGCTCATAGGGGTTCGGCAGTGAGTCAGTATGTCACCCTCAGTATGGGGGTAGCTACTGTTATACCCACCTGGGAATCCTCACCTTCAGATTTGATTGTGGCAGCAGACAAAGCACTTTATCAAGCAAAAGCACAGGGACGGAATCGTATTATTGTCAAGTGA
- a CDS encoding histidine kinase, whose translation MLKHDYMQVSQDQPIYSEAPLQLLLFVDGRPKSRQQVQRIRAYLKELQAEYKFELQIIDVGQQPYLAEHFKLVATPALIKIHPEPRQTLAGSNIIAQLKTWWPRWQTAVETYLKFQEDITERVDENGRVSSSKSTINSVAVSAELMRLRDEIFRLKQEQDKLQEQIQFKDRVIAILAHDLRNPLTAAAIAIETLQSNYNTETGSFERLKPSMTAHLLKQARNQTKIIDRMIADLLQVGRSNDTELPIIPQKTHLGQLCLSVLEELRDRYTAKLLEIETDIPKDLPNVYADPERIRQVLVNLLDNAIKYTPKGGKISIAGLHRTTQKVQFSVGDNGPGIPVENRDRIFENRFRLQRDEGTEGYGIGLCLCQRIIRAHYGQIWVDSAPNGGAWFHFTLPVYPS comes from the coding sequence GTGCTGAAACACGATTACATGCAAGTTTCCCAGGATCAGCCTATTTATTCTGAGGCTCCACTCCAACTGTTGCTGTTTGTCGATGGACGCCCCAAGTCCCGACAACAGGTACAGCGAATACGTGCTTACTTAAAAGAATTGCAGGCTGAGTATAAATTTGAACTTCAAATTATAGATGTTGGTCAACAACCTTATTTGGCTGAACACTTTAAGTTAGTAGCGACGCCAGCTTTAATCAAAATCCACCCGGAGCCTAGACAAACTCTAGCTGGCAGTAATATCATTGCCCAATTGAAAACCTGGTGGCCTCGCTGGCAAACTGCTGTAGAGACTTACTTAAAATTCCAAGAAGACATCACTGAACGTGTTGATGAGAATGGTCGGGTGTCTTCCTCCAAATCAACCATCAATTCTGTTGCTGTTTCTGCCGAACTCATGCGCCTAAGAGACGAAATTTTTCGCTTGAAACAGGAACAAGATAAACTTCAAGAGCAGATACAATTTAAAGATAGGGTGATTGCTATCTTGGCACACGACCTCCGCAATCCTCTAACGGCTGCCGCGATCGCCATTGAAACTCTTCAATCTAATTACAATACAGAAACCGGAAGCTTTGAGCGCCTCAAACCGTCAATGACAGCGCATTTATTAAAACAAGCCCGCAATCAAACAAAAATAATTGACCGGATGATCGCCGATCTTTTACAAGTAGGTAGAAGCAACGATACAGAACTGCCAATTATACCACAAAAGACACATCTTGGTCAACTATGCTTGAGTGTGCTTGAAGAATTGCGCGATCGCTACACAGCCAAATTATTAGAGATAGAAACAGATATCCCCAAAGATTTACCAAACGTATATGCTGATCCAGAACGTATACGCCAAGTGCTAGTAAATCTGTTAGACAATGCAATTAAATATACACCAAAGGGTGGTAAAATTAGCATAGCCGGATTGCACCGTACAACCCAGAAAGTTCAGTTTAGTGTTGGTGATAATGGCCCTGGTATTCCCGTAGAAAATCGCGATCGCATCTTTGAAAACCGCTTCCGCCTGCAACGCGATGAAGGTACAGAAGGCTACGGCATTGGTCTTTGTTTATGTCAACGCATTATCCGAGCGCATTACGGTCAAATTTGGGTAGACTCTGCTCCCAATGGCGGAGCGTGGTTCCACTTCACGTTGCCAGTATATCCTTCTTAG
- a CDS encoding glycosyltransferase: MLKDSPHVAIFLRSLMGGGVERVMVNLANSFADEGLSVDLVLTQASGPYLSQVSPQVSIVDLQAPKLPTSLPKLVKYLRQKQPVNLLSALHYPCEIAIWAKYISRVQTRVIVSEHNTLSVEAKRLPELTARLTPLAVRLFYPWADEIVAVSQGVAEDLAQITKLPLERIQVIYNPIITPEILEKAQEPVEHPWFQTGELPVVLGAGRLMGQKDFPTLIRAFERVIQVLPARLVILGNGRERSQLDALVRELGLENHVAMLGFQNNPYAYMARASVFALSSAWEGFGNVLVEAMATGTPVVSTNCRSGPAEILDHGKYGLLVPVGDSQAMAEAILNILSGKIPSVPSNWLEQFSWKPTIAKYMKLLNVT; the protein is encoded by the coding sequence GTGCTGAAAGATTCACCTCATGTTGCTATATTTCTGCGCTCTCTCATGGGTGGCGGAGTAGAGCGGGTTATGGTTAACTTAGCCAATAGCTTTGCAGATGAAGGTTTAAGTGTCGATTTAGTACTCACTCAGGCAAGTGGCCCTTATCTATCACAAGTGTCGCCTCAAGTGAGCATCGTGGATTTGCAAGCTCCAAAGTTGCCAACTAGCTTGCCTAAACTTGTAAAGTACTTGCGGCAAAAGCAACCTGTTAACTTGCTCTCAGCCCTACACTATCCTTGTGAAATTGCCATATGGGCGAAGTATATTTCTAGAGTGCAGACACGAGTTATTGTGTCTGAACATAATACACTTTCTGTAGAAGCAAAGCGTTTACCAGAACTAACAGCACGTCTGACACCTTTAGCAGTGCGGTTATTCTACCCGTGGGCAGATGAAATTGTAGCAGTTTCTCAGGGGGTAGCAGAGGATTTAGCGCAAATTACAAAACTACCCTTAGAACGGATTCAAGTAATCTACAACCCCATAATTACTCCTGAGATATTAGAAAAGGCTCAAGAACCTGTAGAACATCCTTGGTTCCAAACTGGAGAATTACCTGTGGTTTTGGGTGCAGGACGTTTAATGGGTCAAAAAGACTTTCCTACCCTGATTCGGGCTTTTGAGCGAGTGATACAGGTGCTACCAGCTCGACTAGTGATTTTAGGTAATGGGAGGGAGCGATCGCAATTAGATGCATTAGTGCGTGAATTAGGTTTGGAAAATCATGTAGCAATGCTGGGTTTTCAGAATAACCCTTATGCTTACATGGCACGAGCCAGTGTGTTTGCTTTATCTTCAGCATGGGAAGGTTTTGGCAATGTCCTTGTTGAAGCAATGGCAACAGGAACACCAGTAGTTTCTACAAACTGTCGAAGTGGGCCTGCGGAAATTTTAGATCATGGCAAATATGGATTACTAGTTCCAGTGGGAGATAGTCAAGCTATGGCAGAAGCAATTTTAAACATCTTATCTGGCAAAATTCCCTCAGTTCCATCAAACTGGCTTGAGCAATTCAGTTGGAAACCAACAATTGCTAAATATATGAAACTACTAAATGTGACTTGA
- a CDS encoding glycosyltransferase produces MKLLIQHRHLKGEIAGVVTYISAITPELENRGVEIKTVSTREDKMLNWWQMIHWADIVHMNSNDLVFALLCKVLNKKIIIKYHYCFYQSLHHKYEKMSFLKRLKTEIKYTLPKANYPLKWKLYTGVKWARLGTRLGTAIIANCHTACSHFLSESCAFPWKVTTLYNPIEIKYKKQQKHLDNLSHPYKFVFVGRLDKDKGVDVFLKAAQILKNENRNFQISIIGDGPKASELKQLASDLDILNRVSFLGKLPNQEVIAKLQDVLALVAPSRWQDPAPYVVLEASSAQTCSIVSKMGGLPEVAGPHSFFFENENAQELASCMRYCLDHPDEAINRGFLSSHYAAENFSSTRAATQLLDICTQLIPKLRFT; encoded by the coding sequence ATGAAACTTCTTATTCAACACAGACATTTGAAAGGTGAAATTGCTGGAGTTGTAACATATATTTCTGCAATTACTCCAGAACTGGAAAATAGAGGAGTTGAAATTAAAACTGTCTCTACCAGAGAAGATAAGATGCTAAATTGGTGGCAAATGATTCATTGGGCAGATATTGTTCATATGAATTCAAATGATTTAGTTTTTGCTCTGTTATGTAAGGTTTTAAATAAAAAAATCATCATTAAATATCATTATTGTTTTTATCAATCACTGCATCATAAATATGAAAAAATGAGTTTTTTAAAAAGACTCAAAACTGAAATAAAATATACCTTACCAAAAGCAAATTATCCCTTAAAGTGGAAATTATACACAGGGGTAAAATGGGCAAGGCTAGGTACTAGACTAGGTACTGCAATCATAGCCAACTGCCACACAGCTTGTAGTCATTTTTTAAGTGAGTCTTGTGCTTTTCCTTGGAAAGTAACTACTTTATATAATCCCATTGAAATTAAATATAAAAAGCAGCAGAAGCATCTAGATAATTTATCTCATCCATATAAATTTGTCTTTGTGGGCAGATTAGATAAAGATAAAGGGGTGGATGTTTTCTTAAAAGCAGCACAAATTTTAAAAAATGAAAATAGAAATTTCCAGATTTCAATAATTGGAGATGGGCCAAAGGCTAGTGAATTGAAGCAGCTAGCATCTGATTTAGATATTTTAAATCGTGTGAGTTTTTTAGGTAAACTTCCTAATCAAGAAGTGATTGCCAAATTACAGGATGTTTTAGCTTTAGTTGCTCCCTCTCGTTGGCAAGATCCAGCACCTTATGTAGTATTAGAAGCCTCTAGCGCTCAAACTTGCTCCATTGTTTCAAAAATGGGGGGATTACCAGAAGTAGCTGGGCCACACAGCTTTTTCTTTGAAAATGAAAATGCTCAAGAATTAGCCAGTTGTATGAGATATTGCCTAGATCATCCCGATGAAGCAATTAATCGGGGTTTTCTCTCAAGCCATTACGCCGCAGAAAATTTTTCTTCAACTCGTGCTGCAACTCAGCTGCTAGACATCTGTACTCAACTGATTCCAAAATTGAGATTCACATAG
- a CDS encoding S-layer homology domain-containing protein — translation MLPYKYPAVLVSLAVLLTSLTACANSPTAKNLEQSLAADPQLQNNPVVFGEVKGAESQAGQNEAIVQLPADFPKDIPLYPNAKLQEITPVSGSENKVSTRWLSSDPSNFITSFYRSQLQANNWQILQQPTDEVGGAFEARRNDLLVKISIQAQSVTNPAPNQPQTATTLLIEYTPNSIATAQPQPTTSSKETTNNIPTPGDADFIGPVRPTNLATQPQNTSDGQTTTISTSEEFKDLNKVPQELRQYVQDLAALGIFSGQSQGSKSNSNGAIAQFEPGKIITRREYARWIVAANNAIYTNDATKQIRLAGETTQPAFSDVSKTDPDFAKIQGLAEAGLIASTLSGDSTTVLFRPDAPLTREQLLLWKVPLDTRQALPTASLDAVKQTWGFQDVGKIDPKALRAVLADFQNGEKSNIRRVFGYTTLFQPKKPVTRAEAAAALWYFGSQGEGVSAAEALKLKRSPN, via the coding sequence GTGCTTCCTTATAAATATCCAGCTGTCTTAGTGAGTTTGGCTGTTTTACTCACTTCTTTAACAGCTTGTGCTAACAGTCCAACCGCCAAAAACCTTGAACAGTCTTTGGCGGCTGACCCTCAGTTGCAAAATAACCCTGTTGTCTTTGGGGAAGTTAAGGGGGCTGAATCACAAGCAGGGCAAAATGAAGCTATTGTTCAGTTACCAGCCGATTTTCCCAAAGATATACCGTTATATCCCAACGCTAAACTCCAAGAAATTACCCCTGTGAGTGGGTCAGAAAATAAAGTATCCACGCGCTGGCTGAGTTCTGACCCCAGCAATTTTATTACAAGTTTTTATCGCAGCCAGTTGCAAGCAAACAACTGGCAGATTTTACAACAGCCTACAGATGAAGTAGGAGGTGCTTTTGAAGCACGTCGTAACGATTTGCTGGTGAAGATATCTATTCAAGCTCAATCTGTTACTAACCCTGCACCCAATCAACCACAAACAGCTACTACATTACTGATTGAGTACACACCTAATAGTATCGCAACGGCACAACCCCAGCCAACTACTAGTTCTAAGGAAACCACTAACAACATTCCTACTCCAGGTGATGCTGATTTTATTGGGCCTGTACGACCTACAAACTTGGCAACACAGCCTCAAAACACGTCTGATGGGCAAACAACGACTATATCTACATCTGAGGAATTCAAAGATCTCAACAAAGTACCCCAAGAACTACGGCAATACGTCCAAGATTTAGCAGCCTTGGGTATTTTCTCTGGACAATCTCAGGGAAGTAAGAGTAATTCTAATGGTGCGATCGCTCAATTTGAACCTGGTAAAATTATTACTCGTCGAGAATATGCCCGCTGGATAGTTGCCGCTAACAATGCCATCTATACTAATGATGCGACTAAGCAGATTCGCTTGGCTGGGGAAACTACTCAACCAGCTTTTAGCGATGTCTCAAAAACAGACCCCGATTTTGCCAAAATTCAAGGGTTAGCCGAGGCTGGATTAATTGCTAGTACTTTGTCTGGTGATTCTACAACGGTTTTGTTTCGTCCAGATGCACCATTAACGCGGGAACAGTTACTACTGTGGAAAGTACCCTTAGATACCCGCCAAGCTTTACCCACAGCCAGCTTAGATGCAGTTAAACAAACTTGGGGTTTTCAGGATGTAGGGAAAATTGACCCCAAAGCTTTACGCGCAGTCTTGGCTGATTTCCAAAATGGAGAAAAATCGAATATTCGGCGGGTGTTTGGCTATACAACGCTGTTTCAGCCTAAAAAACCAGTGACTCGTGCTGAAGCCGCTGCCGCTTTGTGGTACTTTGGTTCTCAGGGTGAAGGTGTATCGGCTGCTGAAGCTTTGAAGTTAAAGCGATCGCCAAACTAA
- a CDS encoding SGNH/GDSL hydrolase family protein — protein sequence MKKTLMAAGFVLFSFMLPLKVSAATFEDIYVFGDSISDTGNVFAASGNTSPPPPYFQGRFTNGYNWIDEFANKLNIDSPTLYANVANGVTPNNGINFAFGGATTTAANTASNALFGLPQEIGAFQSYLNQTQQLADPDALYVFWLGANDYLPTDSEDFVPFTTPDQSLTNISNALQTIASLGAKNFMVLNLPNLGNTPLALSLDQSIPGTSSRLNALTQEHNAGLAQIIKELNQDPVLDLNIISVDVNPILDDITKLGFTNITEPCFNKITQTVCANPDEYLYWDEIHPTTRAHQIFAGAALAAIPEPSPALGMLALGALGAAGVLKRKHKKSTVSIGSRE from the coding sequence ATGAAAAAAACACTGATGGCGGCAGGATTCGTTCTTTTTTCTTTCATGTTGCCGCTAAAAGTTTCCGCTGCCACTTTCGAGGATATTTATGTATTCGGTGATAGTATTTCAGATACTGGTAATGTATTTGCAGCTTCAGGAAACACCTCCCCTCCTCCTCCATACTTTCAGGGACGCTTTACCAACGGCTATAACTGGATAGATGAGTTTGCTAACAAGTTAAACATAGATTCTCCTACTCTATATGCGAATGTCGCCAATGGTGTTACACCCAACAATGGCATTAACTTTGCATTTGGTGGAGCCACTACCACAGCAGCAAACACAGCCTCCAATGCCCTATTTGGCTTACCACAGGAGATTGGGGCATTTCAATCTTACCTGAATCAAACTCAGCAACTTGCTGACCCTGATGCACTCTATGTATTTTGGCTTGGTGCTAATGATTATCTGCCCACCGACTCAGAAGATTTTGTGCCTTTTACTACCCCCGACCAAAGCCTCACGAATATATCAAATGCACTGCAAACCATTGCCAGCCTTGGGGCGAAAAATTTTATGGTACTAAATTTGCCAAATTTGGGCAATACACCACTGGCTTTGAGTTTAGATCAATCAATTCCTGGAACCTCTAGCAGGCTGAATGCGTTAACCCAAGAGCATAATGCTGGACTGGCTCAAATTATCAAAGAGTTAAACCAAGACCCAGTATTAGATTTAAATATTATTTCTGTTGATGTCAATCCTATATTGGATGACATAACGAAATTAGGATTCACAAATATTACTGAACCTTGCTTCAATAAAATTACCCAGACAGTCTGTGCTAATCCAGACGAGTATTTGTATTGGGATGAGATTCATCCCACGACACGCGCTCATCAGATATTTGCAGGAGCAGCATTGGCGGCTATTCCCGAACCTTCGCCAGCATTGGGAATGTTGGCACTGGGTGCTTTAGGTGCTGCTGGAGTGTTAAAGCGCAAGCACAAAAAGTCAACAGTGAGCATAGGGAGTAGGGAGTAG